From a region of the Paralichthys olivaceus isolate ysfri-2021 chromosome 4, ASM2471397v2, whole genome shotgun sequence genome:
- the LOC109636958 gene encoding somatomedin-B and thrombospondin type-1 domain-containing protein isoform X1 has product MGARGWSSARLGFVVCGYLVFFCAEIVPGADAGCRERESPNCCTGRNNDCSEYSKRKTVCYCDTYCQKTGDCCEDYQRVCQISAAIDCVVGSWGPWSSCTSPCGVGSTERSRQVSVPPRNGGTPCPDLKQRRGCFGNNAICSTAKEVAKILPDSFKRNFKDPWRRPHMLMKEEKASYCVYLRVKQASAACKLKLWSAQLVRERLVCAECQSDAMSKSDLCGGDGRESTRTFWAAASVPGCHGSWVRESSSEGCHCPPYSVLFV; this is encoded by the exons ATGGGAGCGCGTGGATGGAGCTCGGCGCGTCTTGGGTTCGTCGTTTGTGGATATTTGGTGTTTTTCTGCGCGGAGATTGTTCCAGGGGCGGACGCGGgctgcagggagagggagagcccGAACTGCTGCACCGGCCGGAATAACGACTGCTCCGAGTACAGCAAGAGAAAAACAGTGTGCTACTGTGATACCTACTGTCAGAAGACCGGAGACTGCTGCGAGGACTATCAGCGTGTGTGCCAAATATCTG CAGCCATTGACTGTGTGGTGGGATCATGGGGTCCCTGGTCATCATGCACATCTCCGTGTGGAGTCGGCAGCACAGAAAGGAGTCGCCAAGTTTCCGTTCCCCCCAGAAACGGAGGCACGCCCTGTCCAGACCTCAAACAGCGTCGAGGATGCTTCGGAAACAACGCCATATGCAGCACTGCCAAAG AGGTGGCGAAGATCCTGCCTGATTCTTTCAAGAGGAACTTCAAAGACCCGTGGAGACGACCACACATGctgatgaaggaggagaaggccAG TTACTGTGTGTACCTGCGGGTGAAACAGGCCAGTGCAGCATGTAAACTCAAACTGTGGAGTGCTCAGCTTGTGAGAGAGAGGCTGGTCTGCGCTGAGTGTCAGAGTGACGCCATGTCGAAGTCCGACCTCTGTGGAGGGGACGGCCGGGAGAGCACCAG aaCGTTCTgggcagcagcttcagtcccaGGATGTCATGGTTCCTGGGTACGGGAGTCGTCTTCAGAGGGCTGCCACTGTCCTCCCTACTCTGTGCTCTTTGTGTGA
- the snap29 gene encoding synaptosomal-associated protein 29, producing the protein MAYPKSHNPFADDDDEEGFKPKSRGFDDDPSDSGLSDAERRQRYLQQEVMRTAQSAVDSSYRSLGLIHESEKMGVETAEELMRQGEALKRTNKMLDHMDQDLKTSQKHINSIKSVWGGLVSYFKGTPETKPPPEQPNAYQASDKLENALSGSKDVEDRYQASHPNLRKLNTGGFGASASVDDSSSQKNGHPQNRHLREAHQTLDNNLDDMSDGLRRLKNLGLGLQSEIESQDDSIDSLLNKVDKMDSKILNTNKQIKNLK; encoded by the exons ATGGCGTACCCTAAATCCCACAACCCGTTTGCAGATGATGACGATGAGGAAGGCTTTAAACCTAAAAGTCGGGGTTTCGATGATGACCCCAGTGATAGTGGGTTGAGTGACGCAGAGAGGAGGCAGCGATACCtgcaacaggaagtgatgcgtACAGCTCAGTCTGCTGTGGACAGCAGTTACCGCTCCCTCGGCCTCATCCACGAGTCTGAAAAGATGGGTGTGGAAACTGCAGAG GAGCTGATGCGACAGGGTGAGGCTCTGAAGAGGACAAACAAGATGTTGGACCACATGGATCAGGACCTGAAGACCAGCCAGAAGCACATCAACAGTATAAAGAGCGTATGGGGCGGCCTCGTCAGTTACTTCAAGGGCACGCCAGAGACAAAGCCACCACCTGAGCAGCCTAATGCCTATCAGGCCAGTGACAA ATTAGAGAACGCCTTGTCTGGCAGCAAAGACGTTGAAGATAGGTATCAAGCCAGCCACCCTAACCTAAGAAAGCTTAACACAGGAG GATTTGGAGCTTCGGCATCAGTAGATGACAGCTCATCTCAAAAGAACGGTCACCCTCAGAATAGACACCTTAGGGAGGCCCACCAGACCCTCGACAACaatttag ATGATATGTCTGATGGCTTGAGAAGACTAAAGAACCTCGGGCTCGGACTACAGAGTGAGATTGAGAGCCAGGACGACTCCATTGATTCTCTGCTTAATAAAGTGGACAAGATGGACAGCAAGATCCTCAACACGaacaaacagattaaaaaccTTAAATAA
- the LOC109636958 gene encoding somatomedin-B and thrombospondin type-1 domain-containing protein isoform X2 has product MGARGWSSARLGFVVCGYLVFFCAEIVPGADAGCRERESPNCCTGRNNDCSEYSKRKTVCYCDTYCQKTGDCCEDYQRVCQISAIDCVVGSWGPWSSCTSPCGVGSTERSRQVSVPPRNGGTPCPDLKQRRGCFGNNAICSTAKEVAKILPDSFKRNFKDPWRRPHMLMKEEKASYCVYLRVKQASAACKLKLWSAQLVRERLVCAECQSDAMSKSDLCGGDGRESTRTFWAAASVPGCHGSWVRESSSEGCHCPPYSVLFV; this is encoded by the exons ATGGGAGCGCGTGGATGGAGCTCGGCGCGTCTTGGGTTCGTCGTTTGTGGATATTTGGTGTTTTTCTGCGCGGAGATTGTTCCAGGGGCGGACGCGGgctgcagggagagggagagcccGAACTGCTGCACCGGCCGGAATAACGACTGCTCCGAGTACAGCAAGAGAAAAACAGTGTGCTACTGTGATACCTACTGTCAGAAGACCGGAGACTGCTGCGAGGACTATCAGCGTGTGTGCCAAATATCTG CCATTGACTGTGTGGTGGGATCATGGGGTCCCTGGTCATCATGCACATCTCCGTGTGGAGTCGGCAGCACAGAAAGGAGTCGCCAAGTTTCCGTTCCCCCCAGAAACGGAGGCACGCCCTGTCCAGACCTCAAACAGCGTCGAGGATGCTTCGGAAACAACGCCATATGCAGCACTGCCAAAG AGGTGGCGAAGATCCTGCCTGATTCTTTCAAGAGGAACTTCAAAGACCCGTGGAGACGACCACACATGctgatgaaggaggagaaggccAG TTACTGTGTGTACCTGCGGGTGAAACAGGCCAGTGCAGCATGTAAACTCAAACTGTGGAGTGCTCAGCTTGTGAGAGAGAGGCTGGTCTGCGCTGAGTGTCAGAGTGACGCCATGTCGAAGTCCGACCTCTGTGGAGGGGACGGCCGGGAGAGCACCAG aaCGTTCTgggcagcagcttcagtcccaGGATGTCATGGTTCCTGGGTACGGGAGTCGTCTTCAGAGGGCTGCCACTGTCCTCCCTACTCTGTGCTCTTTGTGTGA